From Chryseobacterium salivictor, a single genomic window includes:
- a CDS encoding phage holin family protein, producing the protein MVDIVKEFASKKIDLLKMEMTEKSSLTVGTLTYLVLASVAALFFIILFNIGLGLLIGSWLGNYAYGILIMAGFYLLILIITFAVRNTIRNKVADKIIKFINS; encoded by the coding sequence ATGGTTGACATTGTAAAAGAATTCGCCTCAAAAAAAATAGATCTGCTTAAAATGGAGATGACGGAAAAATCTTCGCTCACGGTAGGTACTTTAACTTATCTTGTTTTAGCATCGGTTGCGGCTCTGTTCTTCATCATTCTCTTTAATATTGGTTTGGGTTTACTGATTGGTTCCTGGTTAGGTAATTACGCCTACGGAATTCTGATAATGGCCGGGTTTTATTTACTGATTTTAATCATCACTTTTGCAGTCCGAAATACCATTAGAAATAAGGTGGCCGATAAAATTATTAAATTTATAAATTCCTAA
- the cmk gene encoding (d)CMP kinase has product MRKPVIAIDGYSSTGKSSISKIIAQKLGLVHLDTGALYRGITYFALKNCLNANGEINLPELFNRLNEIELEFKPIDRELVMFLNGNDISTDIRTNEISQNVSLIASQKEVRDFLLDAQREMAEKGGVIMDGRDIGTVILPTADFKFFLTASVDERTKRRFLELQSLGIETDENTVRENLISRDKTDSEREVAPLRKADDAITIDNSDFTKNETVDLILSYLKDF; this is encoded by the coding sequence ATGAGAAAACCTGTAATTGCTATCGACGGCTACTCTTCTACCGGCAAAAGTTCGATTTCTAAAATCATTGCTCAAAAACTCGGTTTGGTGCATTTGGATACCGGAGCGCTCTACCGCGGAATTACTTATTTTGCTTTAAAAAACTGTTTAAACGCCAATGGTGAAATAAACTTGCCGGAACTCTTTAACAGGTTAAATGAAATAGAACTCGAATTTAAACCAATCGATCGTGAACTGGTGATGTTCCTTAATGGCAATGATATTTCGACAGATATCCGGACCAATGAAATCTCTCAAAATGTAAGCTTAATTGCCAGTCAAAAAGAAGTACGTGATTTTCTGCTCGATGCTCAAAGAGAAATGGCAGAAAAAGGTGGCGTCATTATGGACGGCCGCGATATCGGAACTGTTATTTTACCCACAGCTGATTTTAAATTCTTTCTCACAGCCAGTGTCGACGAACGGACCAAAAGACGTTTTTTGGAGCTGCAAAGTTTAGGCATCGAAACGGATGAAAATACCGTGCGCGAAAATTTAATCTCCAGAGATAAAACAGACAGCGAAAGAGAAGTTGCCCCATTAAGAAAAGCAGATGATGCGATCACCATCGATAATTCAGATTTTACAAAAAATGAGACCGTAGATTTAATTTTATCCTATCTAAAGGACTTTTAA
- a CDS encoding phosphoribosyl-ATP pyrophosphatase encodes MSTKYNSLEELRRKKALLKKEVSELEDLLTFDNAKESLSALTNGFTDKYLQENKSTDGETKISLNTNEIVREISGSIKDSILNKNAVYGFAKSDAGMSIVENAMKLGAVSFVGNYARKNLYNKSWKKKMIGLALIYLAPIALRFIRKKLEDYQKSKTTSSFEQLI; translated from the coding sequence ATGAGCACGAAATACAACAGCTTAGAAGAACTCCGAAGAAAGAAAGCACTGCTGAAAAAAGAGGTTTCTGAGTTAGAAGATCTTCTAACCTTCGACAATGCCAAAGAAAGTCTCAGCGCTTTAACTAATGGTTTTACAGATAAATATCTGCAGGAAAACAAATCGACGGACGGCGAAACCAAGATTTCTTTGAATACCAATGAAATTGTAAGGGAGATTTCCGGGAGTATAAAAGATTCAATTCTAAACAAAAATGCGGTGTACGGCTTTGCAAAAAGCGATGCGGGAATGAGTATTGTTGAAAATGCAATGAAATTAGGAGCGGTAAGTTTTGTAGGAAATTATGCGCGGAAAAATCTTTATAATAAAAGCTGGAAGAAAAAGATGATCGGTTTAGCGCTTATTTATCTTGCGCCAATCGCACTTCGCTTTATCCGTAAAAAATTAGAAGATTATCAAAAAAGTAAAACAACTTCCAGTTTCGAACAGTTGATATAA
- a CDS encoding YtxH domain-containing protein gives MSKKGNNAASVLAGLLAGAAAGVVLGMLYAPEEGAETRKKIKSKANDLKDQAVDQYSKVSEKAKEQYEDVSGKVKDQYDTISSQLKETADKVVSSVKEGYDKYKDEAVAKTKEVVGDVENELDGMKS, from the coding sequence ATGTCAAAAAAAGGAAATAATGCAGCAAGTGTATTAGCAGGTTTATTAGCTGGAGCAGCAGCAGGTGTTGTTCTGGGAATGCTTTATGCTCCGGAAGAAGGTGCAGAAACAAGAAAAAAAATCAAGAGCAAAGCAAATGATTTAAAAGATCAGGCAGTTGATCAGTACAGTAAGGTTTCTGAGAAAGCAAAAGAACAGTATGAAGACGTATCGGGAAAAGTGAAAGATCAGTATGATACGATCTCATCTCAACTGAAAGAAACTGCTGACAAAGTAGTATCTTCCGTAAAAGAAGGCTACGATAAGTACAAAGATGAAGCAGTTGCTAAAACCAAAGAGGTTGTAGGTGATGTAGAGAACGAATTAGACGGAATGAAATCGTAA
- a CDS encoding RNA methyltransferase — MLTAHKKKILQSLDKKKFRQKYNLFLVEGNKTLKEIPTSKFRINEIFSVNPAELSAVNLAATEISPNELQKISFLQHPKDSVAVCELKEEMLLEQTGIQLILDGIQDPGNLGTIIRLADWFGISQIICSEDTADFYNPKVIQASMGSFLRVNIVYRDLENYLSENKQPIIGTDMDGTDFYDYQFPAQFNLVLGNEGNGIRPEIETLLTDKITIPRFGKSQSTESLNVAMSAGIILGQIFAKK; from the coding sequence ATGCTTACGGCTCATAAAAAAAAGATTTTACAGTCTCTTGATAAAAAGAAGTTCAGACAAAAATACAATTTGTTTTTGGTTGAGGGTAATAAAACGCTTAAAGAAATACCAACTTCAAAGTTCAGAATCAATGAAATTTTTTCGGTAAACCCTGCTGAATTATCAGCTGTCAATCTCGCTGCTACAGAAATTTCACCAAATGAATTGCAGAAAATAAGTTTCCTGCAACATCCTAAAGATTCAGTGGCGGTCTGCGAACTTAAGGAAGAAATGTTGTTGGAACAAACAGGCATTCAATTAATTTTAGACGGAATTCAGGATCCCGGCAACTTGGGAACGATTATCCGGCTGGCGGACTGGTTTGGGATTTCACAAATCATCTGTAGTGAGGATACTGCGGATTTTTATAATCCCAAGGTAATTCAGGCAAGTATGGGATCTTTTCTTCGGGTAAATATCGTTTACCGGGATTTAGAAAATTATCTTTCTGAAAATAAACAACCCATCATCGGAACGGATATGGATGGCACTGATTTTTATGACTATCAGTTCCCGGCCCAATTTAATTTAGTTCTCGGCAATGAAGGAAACGGAATCAGACCGGAAATTGAGACTCTGTTGACAGACAAAATAACAATTCCGCGCTTTGGAAAATCGCAGTCTACCGAAAGTTTGAATGTAGCAATGTCTGCCGGGATTATCCTGGGTCAGATTTTCGCAAAAAAATAA
- the porQ gene encoding type IX secretion system protein PorQ, translating into MRKITAVSALLITSLLSAQEGTNVYPFLNISGSARQAALGGDAVSVRDFDVSFAAINPGLMNLNQDQMVSINYASYLAGSQYGTISFVKDLEEGHLIGFNARYMDYGKMPRTDESAEINGQFGAMDASLGLSYAYQFDEDFTIAGGANFVTSKIDSYTSMAVVGTAGITYHNTQSRETLALVFRNFGYQFKSFNGLREDVAFRVDLGYTRILDEFPLAFTITAHDLQKLNISQDFNNNGQEINWSRKVADHFSLGAELFPEQAFNIRFGYNVRRGNELAVLDQRSFAGLSAGFGIKISSFRFDYAHIRYHNASNVNMFGVTLDLIEVSGNRR; encoded by the coding sequence TTGAGAAAAATTACCGCTGTTTCAGCTTTATTAATTACTAGCTTATTATCTGCTCAGGAAGGGACGAATGTGTATCCTTTTCTGAATATATCTGGTTCTGCCAGACAGGCAGCTTTGGGCGGTGACGCTGTTTCGGTCCGTGATTTTGATGTGAGTTTCGCCGCAATCAATCCCGGATTGATGAATTTGAACCAAGACCAAATGGTTTCCATTAACTATGCTTCTTATCTCGCCGGCTCACAATATGGAACCATCAGTTTTGTAAAAGATCTAGAAGAGGGTCACCTCATTGGGTTTAATGCCCGATATATGGATTACGGCAAAATGCCTAGAACGGATGAAAGTGCAGAAATCAATGGACAGTTTGGCGCGATGGATGCTTCATTGGGACTTTCCTACGCGTACCAGTTTGATGAAGACTTTACTATTGCCGGCGGTGCTAATTTTGTCACTTCAAAAATCGACAGTTATACCTCGATGGCTGTTGTCGGGACGGCGGGAATTACTTATCATAACACCCAGAGCCGGGAAACCTTGGCTTTGGTATTCCGGAATTTTGGCTATCAGTTCAAATCATTTAATGGTCTTCGTGAGGATGTGGCTTTTCGGGTGGATTTAGGATATACCAGAATTTTAGATGAATTTCCTTTAGCGTTTACCATCACGGCTCATGATTTGCAAAAACTCAACATTTCACAGGATTTCAATAATAATGGTCAGGAAATTAACTGGAGCCGCAAAGTCGCCGATCATTTTTCTTTAGGCGCTGAACTTTTTCCCGAACAGGCTTTTAATATCCGGTTCGGTTATAACGTAAGACGCGGAAATGAACTGGCCGTGTTGGATCAAAGAAGTTTTGCCGGCTTGTCCGCAGGTTTTGGCATAAAGATTTCGAGTTTCAGGTTCGATTATGCTCATATTAGATATCACAATGCTTCTAATGTGAATATGTTTGGAGTAACGCTCGATTTAATCGAAGTTTCGGGGAACAGGAGATAA
- the tamL gene encoding translocation and assembly module lipoprotein TamL, translating into MSRKHFSKYFQKYYLFFSSAITIVFLYACSTTKKVPDGEYLLTKNNFRYEDGKVHDDEIESHVSQKPNKKQLFILPIGLWMYNATNPKYDSILAEYMTYPNEMRDQKLRDSLFVKYKHPEFVGKRLFYERFLQNIGQPPVILDQGKTEQSATSVRKFLVYKGYWDTDVKFTLDLDSAAKKAQVNYLITHKDPTYISDYYYNIPDPAIKNIYEQHLAKSLVRGKKILDQSVLEKEVKRINDLMKDYGYYKFNNTNEEIYFTADTLQSRKNVPLTMDIHKDSIDSRYKLTTIGNVKVHLLEKLSDSADTVKDSLLRINFYKLDDQYKTMSLWRPIILRPGEVYDQRNLDLTKRNIAAMNNFSIIKYDEILRKSSDSILDVNYFLAPLPKYDLKVATDINYSQILNFGVSPSIDLTSRNVFGGAENLTTSLSGIFGSVTNSKNTSQRTLAYEILAQTSLSFPRLLLPFKTWKLVPKKYSPTSSIVLGASVQDNIGLGRIGFNAGLNYFANANDIVSHRLSIFNTQLSLTRNKDRYYDFFPQDAEVRNQMFKIYSPALYQDFVAGSISSDDFSTMIVDDKSFQESLTGDNLSSLNNFLQSLINKDRQTQDILISSVIYNFIYNEIGKKDRPNPFYFNGKFEIAGNIFSAFNSSRKDDGIVSGPSRTIFKIPYSQFVKFDFDVRKYFTFNNEKQTLALRQFIGIGIPYGNSSTMPFVRSYFNGGSNDIRAWRVYGGLGPADSQLDERVRSYVMDNIKLTTNIEYRMPFTDMFEGAAFVDAGNIWSLKDSGFGDQFKFNKFISQMGVGTGVGLRINIAYITLRLDAAYKVYDPNQPVGDRWVFGSTWKPVVNFAFGYPF; encoded by the coding sequence ATGAGCCGTAAGCATTTTTCAAAATATTTTCAAAAGTATTACTTATTTTTTTCATCTGCAATCACAATTGTTTTTTTGTATGCCTGCAGTACAACAAAAAAAGTTCCTGATGGTGAGTATCTTTTGACCAAAAATAATTTCAGATATGAAGATGGGAAAGTGCACGATGATGAAATTGAAAGTCATGTGAGTCAAAAACCCAATAAAAAGCAACTTTTTATCTTGCCAATTGGATTGTGGATGTACAATGCAACCAATCCTAAATACGATTCTATTCTTGCGGAATACATGACTTACCCCAATGAAATGAGAGATCAGAAACTTCGGGATTCCCTTTTTGTGAAATACAAACATCCGGAATTTGTTGGAAAACGGCTTTTTTATGAGAGATTTTTACAGAATATTGGACAGCCTCCCGTCATTTTAGATCAGGGAAAAACGGAACAGAGCGCGACCTCAGTCCGTAAATTCTTAGTGTATAAAGGATATTGGGATACCGATGTAAAGTTCACCCTAGATTTAGATTCAGCAGCAAAAAAAGCACAGGTTAATTATTTAATTACCCATAAAGATCCAACCTATATCAGCGATTATTACTATAATATTCCGGATCCCGCCATTAAAAATATTTATGAGCAACATCTTGCTAAAAGTTTGGTTCGGGGAAAAAAGATATTGGATCAGTCCGTTTTAGAGAAAGAAGTCAAAAGGATTAACGATTTGATGAAGGACTACGGTTATTACAAATTCAATAATACTAATGAAGAAATCTACTTTACAGCAGATACCTTACAAAGCAGAAAGAATGTTCCGCTGACCATGGATATTCATAAAGATTCTATAGATTCGCGTTATAAGCTTACAACCATCGGAAATGTGAAGGTTCATCTTCTGGAAAAACTATCGGATTCGGCAGATACGGTCAAAGATTCATTATTAAGAATTAATTTTTATAAGCTTGATGATCAGTATAAAACAATGTCCTTGTGGAGACCGATTATTTTGCGGCCCGGAGAAGTATATGATCAGAGAAATTTGGATTTAACGAAGAGGAATATCGCGGCGATGAATAATTTCAGTATTATTAAATATGATGAGATTCTGCGCAAGTCCAGCGACAGTATTTTAGATGTAAACTATTTTCTGGCACCATTGCCAAAGTATGATTTAAAAGTGGCGACCGATATCAATTATTCTCAAATTTTAAACTTTGGAGTTTCCCCTTCAATTGATCTTACAAGCCGTAATGTTTTCGGAGGTGCTGAAAACCTGACAACAAGTCTTTCCGGGATTTTCGGTTCTGTGACCAATTCTAAAAATACAAGCCAACGAACCCTCGCGTATGAAATTCTGGCACAAACTTCGTTGAGTTTCCCGAGGTTACTGCTTCCTTTTAAAACCTGGAAATTAGTTCCCAAAAAGTACTCTCCTACTTCATCGATTGTTTTAGGAGCTTCGGTTCAGGATAATATAGGATTAGGAAGAATTGGCTTTAACGCAGGTCTGAACTACTTTGCCAATGCCAATGATATTGTTTCTCACCGGCTTTCTATTTTTAATACCCAACTAAGTTTAACCCGAAATAAAGACCGGTATTATGATTTCTTTCCACAGGATGCAGAAGTCCGCAACCAAATGTTTAAAATTTATTCTCCTGCTTTATACCAGGATTTCGTTGCAGGAAGTATAAGTTCTGATGATTTTTCAACCATGATCGTAGATGATAAAAGCTTTCAGGAATCCTTAACCGGTGATAACCTTTCCTCATTAAATAATTTCCTGCAGTCTTTGATCAATAAAGACCGTCAAACGCAGGATATTCTTATTTCTTCGGTAATTTATAATTTTATTTATAATGAAATCGGAAAGAAAGACCGCCCTAATCCGTTCTATTTTAATGGTAAATTTGAAATCGCCGGAAATATTTTCAGTGCATTCAACAGCAGCCGAAAAGACGATGGAATAGTCTCTGGCCCCTCCAGAACCATTTTCAAAATCCCCTATTCCCAGTTTGTGAAATTTGATTTTGATGTCAGAAAATATTTCACCTTTAATAATGAAAAACAAACACTCGCATTAAGACAGTTTATCGGCATCGGAATTCCGTACGGTAATTCTTCGACAATGCCATTTGTGAGATCTTATTTTAATGGTGGTTCCAATGATATTCGTGCCTGGCGCGTGTACGGAGGTTTGGGTCCTGCTGATTCTCAACTCGATGAAAGGGTTCGTTCTTACGTAATGGACAATATAAAACTGACCACCAATATTGAGTACAGGATGCCATTTACAGACATGTTTGAAGGCGCCGCCTTCGTAGATGCAGGAAATATCTGGAGTTTAAAAGACAGCGGATTTGGTGACCAGTTTAAGTTTAACAAATTCATTTCTCAGATGGGAGTCGGAACCGGAGTTGGTCTGAGGATCAATATCGCCTATATCACTTTGCGGTTAGATGCAGCGTACAAAGTCTACGATCCCAACCAGCCTGTGGGCGACCGGTGGGTTTTTGGAAGTACTTGGAAACCGGTGGTTAATTTTGCTTTCGGTTATCCTTTTTAA